GATCCGAAGAGCGCCGGGCTGGCCATCGAACATCGTGACGGAGGCAAGGCATGAGCAACGTCATATCTCCCGCCCGCCGCCGCTTCCTCGGCCAGTCCGCCGGCCTGGTGGTTGCCTTTCACATTCCCTTCGCGGCGCAGGCACAGGGCACGCCGGCTCCCGAAATCAACGCCTGGGTGGTCGTGAAGCCGGACGACACGATCGTCATCCGCATCGCGCGTTCCGAGATGGGGCAGGGCACGCTGACGGGCCTGGCGCAGCTGGTGGCCGAAGAACTCGATGCCGACTGGAGCCGGGTCACCACCGAGTATCCGACGCCCGGCACGAACCTGGCGCGCAAGCGCGTATGGGGCAGCTACTCCACAGGCGGCAGCAATGGCGTGCGCGGCTCGCATGAATACGTGCGCAAGGGCGGTGCCGCCGCGCGCATGATGCTGGTGCAGGCCGCGGCAACGCAATGGGGCGTGCCGGTCACGGAATGCACTGCTGCCAACAGCGTGATCACGCACGTGCCCAGCGGCCGCACCGTCACCTATGGCAAGGTGGCCGATGCGGCGGGCAAGCTGGAAGCGCCCAAGGATGTAACGGTAAAAGACCCGAAGGCGTGGAAGATCGCCGGCAAGCGCCTGGCGCGACTCGACACCGTCGACAAGACCACCGGCAAGCAGGTCTACGGCATGGACCTGGCGATGCCCGGCATGCTGAACGCGGCGATCAAGGATTGCCCCGTCTTCGGCGGGAAGGTGAAAAGCTTCAACGCCGAGGCGATCAAGGACAAGCCGGGCGTAAAGAAGGTGCTGCAGGTGGGTGACTCGGCCGTGGCCGTTGTCGCCGATACGTGGTGGCGCGCCAAGACCGCGCTCGACGCGCTGCCGATCGAGTGGGACAAGGGCCCGAACGCCGGCCTTTCCAGCGCCGGCGTGGCGGCCATGCTGAAGGCCGGGCTGGACGCGCCGGAAGCGGCCGTGGGCAACGCGAACGGCGATGCGAAAGCGGCGCTGGCCGGTGCTGCGCGCCGCATCGAAGCCGTGTATTCCTACCCGCACCAGAACCACGCGACGATGGAAACGATGAACGCCACCGCGCGCTGGACGCCGGAGCGCTGCGAGGTATGGACGCCCACGCAGAACGGTGAAGCCGCGCTGGCCGCCGCATCGGAAGCGGCCGGCCTGCCGCAGGAAAAGTGCGACGTCTACAAGATCCACCTGGGCGGCGGCTTCGGCCGGCGCGGCGCCGTGCACGACTGGGTGCGCCAGACCGTGCAGATCGCGAAGGAAATGCCGGGCACGCCGGTAAAACTGATCTGGACCCGCGAAGAGGACATGCTGCACGGCCGCTACCACCCGGTCACGCAGTGCAAGCTCACGGCGGGGCTGGACAAGGCCGGCAACCTGACGGCGCTGCACATGCGCATCTCGGGCCAGTCGATCGTGGCGGCCCTGTTCCCCGGCAATATCAAGAACGGCAAGGATGGCGCCGTGTTCCAGGGCCTGAACGCGCCGGGTACGGATGCCTCGATCGGCTACACGGTGCCCAATCTGCTGGTCGACCACGCGATGCGCAACCCGCCGGTGCCGCCGGGCTTCTGGCGCGGCGTGAACCTGAACCAGAATGCCGTGTACCTCGAATGCTTCATCGACGAGATCGCGCATGCCACGAAGCAGGACCCGCTGGCGCTGCGCCGCAAGCTGATGAAGGACAGCCCGAAGCACCTGGCCGTGCTGGATGCGGTGGCCGAACGGGTGGGCTGGAACAGGAAGCCGAAGAAAGGCGTCTATCGCGGGCTGGCGCAGACGATGGGCTTCGGCAGCTACGTGGCCGCCTGCGCCGAAGTCTCGGTATCGAAGGATGGCAAGCTGAAGATCCACCGCATCGTGGCCGCCACCGATCCGGGCCACGCGGTGAACCCGCAGCAGATCGATGCGCAGGTGGAGGGCTCGTTCGTCTACGGCCTCTCTGCCGCGCTGTACGGCGAATGCACGGTGAAGGACGGTCAGATGGAACAGTCCAACTTCGACACTTACCAGGTGATGAAGATCGACGAAATGCCCGCCGTGGAGACGATCATCATTCCTTCCGGCGGCTTCTGGGGCGGCGTGGGCGAACCGACGATCGCCGTGGCGGCGCCCGCCGTGCTGAACGCGATCTTCGCCGCCACCGGCAAGCGCATCCGCGACCTGCCGCTGAAGAACCACAGCCTCAAGAAGGCGTAACGGCGATGCATCAGGGGACTGACCCCGTCGCCATTGGCCCGTCCCCCTGGCCGCTGACGTTGGCAAGGGGTCTGTCCCCGATATTGTTGGCCGCCGCGTCTTCTTTCGCCCAGGCCGACGGCATCGCCTCGCCGCTTCCCGGCGCCACGCCTGGCGACCCGCAACGCGGCCGCGCCATCGTCGCCGACCGCCACGTGGGCCTGTGCCGGCTGTGCCACACGGCGCCGATTCCGGAAGAACGTTTCCAGGGCGACCTGGCCCCGAACCTCGCCGGTGCCGGCGCGCGCTGGACAGTCCCGCAACTGCGCCTGCGCATCGCCGATTCCGCCCGCCTGAACCCAGCCACGATCATGCCGTCCTACTACCGCACTGCAGGCCTGCAGCGCGTGGCGCCGGCCCATGCAGGCAAGACGATCCTGAGCGCCCAGCAGATCGAGGATGTCGTGGCATACCTGGCGACATTGAAGGATGCGCCATGACCGTGCCGAACCGCCGCCGCCGGTTGCTGGCTGCCGGCACGCTGCTGGCGCTGGTGCGCCCGGCCACCGCCGCGCCGCAGGAAATGGCTGCCGCGATCGCCGCCTACACGGGTGGCAAGCCGCCGCAAACGGGCCGCGTGACATTCGACATCGCCCAGCTGATCGACAACGGCAACGCGGTGCCGGTCACGATCCGCGTCGACAGCCCCATGACGCCGCAGGACCACGTGCCCGGCATCGCGATCTTCAACGAGCGCAATCCGGAAACCGACGTGGTGAAATTCACGCTGGGCCCGCGCGCCGGCAAGGCGCAAGTGTCCACGCGCATCCGCCTGGCCACGTCGCAGAAGCTGGTGGCCGTGGCGAGGATGAGCGACGGCAGCTGCTGGCAGCAGGCCGTGGACGTGATCGTCACCCTTGCCGCCTGCATCGAAGGCGAGGCGATGTGATGGCACGCGCGCTGGTCCACATGCCCAAGACGGCGAAGCAGGGAGAGGTGATCGAAATCCGCGCATTGATCGCGCATCCGATGGAATCCGGCTACCGCCCCGGCGCGGACGGCAAGCCGCTGCCGCAGGACATCATCCGCCGCTTCGCCTGCCGGTACGATGGCGAGCAGGTGTTCGCCGCCGAGCTGCACCCGGCGATCTCCGCTAATCCGTACATCGCCTTCTTCACCGTCGCGACGAAGACGGGCATGCTGGAATTCAGCTGGGCCGGCGACAACGGTTTCTCGCAGACCGAGCGCATCGCGCTCACAGTCACGCCATGAACGCGGCGCCTTTCGCGCTGATGTTCGTGGCGCTGGCCGCAGTGGCGCAGGACGCGCGCAGGTCCGGGTCCGACTTCATGGGTGAATCCACCCGCGCGATGCAGCGCGACGATACCCAGAATCCCGCGATGCTATGGGTTGCGAACGGGGAGGCTGCCTGGAGCGCGGGGGGGGACAGGAGTTGCGCCGCGTGCCACGGCGATGCGAAAACCGGCATGCGCGGCGTGGCGGCGCGTTTTCCCGCGTTCGACAAGGGCAGCGGGCGCGTGATCACGCTGGGCCGGCGCATTGAGCAGTGCCGCGTCGGCAAGCAGGGAGCGCCGGCATCCCGGCCGGATTCGGATGAAGTGCTGGCGCTGCAGTCGTACATCGCATTGCAGTCGCGCGGCATGCCGGTCGCTCCACCGCGCGACGCCGGCACGCGGGCCGCGGCGGAGCGCGGCAGGCAACTGTTCAACCAGCGTATCGGCCAGCTGAACATGTCGTGCGCCCAGTGCCACGACGACAACTGGGGCCGCAAGCTGGCCGGCGCCACGATCCCGCAAGGGCACGCGAACGCGTACCCGATCTACCGGCTCGAATGGCAGGGCATGGGCAGCCTGCAGCGGCGGCTGCGCAACTGCATGACCGGCGTGCGCGCCGCGGTACCGCCGCCGGATGCCCAGGACCTGGTCGACCTGGAAGCCTGGCTGGCCGTGCGGTCTGAAGGCATGAAGATGGAATCCCCGGGAGTACGGCCATGAGGACGATGACGATGGC
Above is a window of Pseudoduganella dura DNA encoding:
- a CDS encoding xanthine dehydrogenase family protein molybdopterin-binding subunit; the encoded protein is MSNVISPARRRFLGQSAGLVVAFHIPFAAQAQGTPAPEINAWVVVKPDDTIVIRIARSEMGQGTLTGLAQLVAEELDADWSRVTTEYPTPGTNLARKRVWGSYSTGGSNGVRGSHEYVRKGGAAARMMLVQAAATQWGVPVTECTAANSVITHVPSGRTVTYGKVADAAGKLEAPKDVTVKDPKAWKIAGKRLARLDTVDKTTGKQVYGMDLAMPGMLNAAIKDCPVFGGKVKSFNAEAIKDKPGVKKVLQVGDSAVAVVADTWWRAKTALDALPIEWDKGPNAGLSSAGVAAMLKAGLDAPEAAVGNANGDAKAALAGAARRIEAVYSYPHQNHATMETMNATARWTPERCEVWTPTQNGEAALAAASEAAGLPQEKCDVYKIHLGGGFGRRGAVHDWVRQTVQIAKEMPGTPVKLIWTREEDMLHGRYHPVTQCKLTAGLDKAGNLTALHMRISGQSIVAALFPGNIKNGKDGAVFQGLNAPGTDASIGYTVPNLLVDHAMRNPPVPPGFWRGVNLNQNAVYLECFIDEIAHATKQDPLALRRKLMKDSPKHLAVLDAVAERVGWNRKPKKGVYRGLAQTMGFGSYVAACAEVSVSKDGKLKIHRIVAATDPGHAVNPQQIDAQVEGSFVYGLSAALYGECTVKDGQMEQSNFDTYQVMKIDEMPAVETIIIPSGGFWGGVGEPTIAVAAPAVLNAIFAATGKRIRDLPLKNHSLKKA
- the soxX gene encoding sulfur oxidation c-type cytochrome SoxX, encoding MAAASSFAQADGIASPLPGATPGDPQRGRAIVADRHVGLCRLCHTAPIPEERFQGDLAPNLAGAGARWTVPQLRLRIADSARLNPATIMPSYYRTAGLQRVAPAHAGKTILSAQQIEDVVAYLATLKDAP
- a CDS encoding SoxY-related AACIE arm protein; amino-acid sequence: MTVPNRRRRLLAAGTLLALVRPATAAPQEMAAAIAAYTGGKPPQTGRVTFDIAQLIDNGNAVPVTIRVDSPMTPQDHVPGIAIFNERNPETDVVKFTLGPRAGKAQVSTRIRLATSQKLVAVARMSDGSCWQQAVDVIVTLAACIEGEAM
- the soxZ gene encoding thiosulfate oxidation carrier complex protein SoxZ, translating into MARALVHMPKTAKQGEVIEIRALIAHPMESGYRPGADGKPLPQDIIRRFACRYDGEQVFAAELHPAISANPYIAFFTVATKTGMLEFSWAGDNGFSQTERIALTVTP
- the soxA gene encoding sulfur oxidation c-type cytochrome SoxA; its protein translation is MNAAPFALMFVALAAVAQDARRSGSDFMGESTRAMQRDDTQNPAMLWVANGEAAWSAGGDRSCAACHGDAKTGMRGVAARFPAFDKGSGRVITLGRRIEQCRVGKQGAPASRPDSDEVLALQSYIALQSRGMPVAPPRDAGTRAAAERGRQLFNQRIGQLNMSCAQCHDDNWGRKLAGATIPQGHANAYPIYRLEWQGMGSLQRRLRNCMTGVRAAVPPPDAQDLVDLEAWLAVRSEGMKMESPGVRP